A genomic stretch from Antarcticibacterium flavum includes:
- a CDS encoding AAA family ATPase produces MNNEVTPNEEIHFHNRIPLEELQKAVQDLKGQLGQVIIGQDRFIELLIAGLLANGHVLIEGVPGVAKTVTAKLFARTLETEFSRIQFTPDLMPSDVLGTSVLNSKTSGFDFKPGPIFSNIVLIDEINRAPAKTQAALFEVMEERQITIDGKKYEMKPPFMVVATQNPIEQEGTYALPEAQLDRFLFKIKVDYPTAEEEVRILQSHHERKGALPEANITPVLTPEQLQALQVQIREVRVEEKLLNYIAQLVIKTRNHPHLYLGASPRATIAVMNAGKAMAAIEGRDFVIPEDIKKILAPVLAHRVILSPEREMEGITQENVIDIIANTIEIPR; encoded by the coding sequence ATGAATAACGAAGTCACTCCAAACGAAGAAATACATTTTCATAACCGTATTCCCCTTGAAGAATTACAGAAGGCAGTACAGGATCTTAAAGGCCAGTTGGGCCAGGTCATAATTGGGCAGGATAGGTTCATTGAATTGCTAATAGCGGGATTGCTGGCCAATGGCCACGTACTCATTGAGGGGGTACCGGGGGTAGCCAAGACCGTAACTGCAAAATTATTTGCCCGTACCCTGGAAACAGAATTTAGCAGGATACAATTTACTCCAGATCTTATGCCCAGCGATGTCCTGGGAACATCTGTCCTCAACTCAAAAACCTCTGGTTTTGATTTCAAACCGGGACCTATATTCTCAAATATTGTCCTTATAGACGAAATTAACCGGGCGCCTGCCAAAACACAGGCGGCTCTGTTCGAGGTGATGGAGGAACGACAAATTACCATAGATGGAAAGAAGTATGAAATGAAACCACCTTTTATGGTAGTGGCAACTCAAAACCCTATTGAGCAGGAAGGTACGTATGCCTTGCCCGAAGCTCAACTAGACCGCTTTTTGTTTAAAATAAAAGTAGATTACCCTACTGCCGAAGAGGAAGTAAGGATCCTGCAGTCACATCATGAAAGAAAAGGAGCTTTGCCTGAAGCTAATATAACTCCTGTACTTACCCCCGAACAACTGCAGGCCCTGCAGGTGCAGATAAGGGAGGTTCGTGTTGAGGAAAAATTACTGAATTACATTGCACAACTGGTCATTAAAACACGTAATCATCCTCACCTCTATTTGGGGGCGTCGCCACGTGCCACCATTGCAGTAATGAATGCCGGTAAGGCTATGGCTGCTATTGAAGGGAGGGATTTTGTAATTCCTGAGGATATCAAAAAGATACTGGCTCCTGTCCTGGCTCACAGGGTTATCCTCTCACCTGAAAGGGAAATGGAAGGCATTACCCAGGAAAATGTAATTGATATTATCGCAAATACAATAGAAATACCAAGGTAG
- a CDS encoding DUF4350 domain-containing protein, producing the protein MEKVDVPPFEFLNSEPGGTYFFLNNYLDFDKAEVKKILNWVEEGNTVFLAASYFSESLRDTLQLETSTLIPGGNFTSRPYVSLVNKKLQQSNAWHFDHDVNLEYFSRIDTLKHTILGVGSLKEYRSQEEAYPLFLHSEWGKGNIYIHSFPEAFSNYFLLKEDNYKYAEGVLAYLDNKGPVYWDRYYKTGKKFHTSPLYILLNNRALKWAYYFILIGAVLFIIFEGKRKQRPVPVVEPLKNQTYEYSRTIADLYLEQKQYKALALKKIDHFYDYIRTRYRIFSAWQEEKTLRELSQKSGHSIEDINDLRALFTDISRKPEISKEELRELNEKIDSYKQ; encoded by the coding sequence TTGGAGAAGGTAGATGTACCGCCATTTGAATTTCTGAATTCAGAACCTGGTGGTACTTATTTCTTTTTAAACAACTACCTTGATTTTGACAAAGCAGAGGTTAAGAAAATCCTTAACTGGGTAGAAGAAGGGAATACAGTTTTTCTCGCTGCATCATATTTTAGTGAATCACTTCGTGACACCCTGCAACTGGAAACATCTACACTAATCCCCGGCGGAAATTTTACCTCCCGTCCCTATGTGAGCCTGGTTAATAAAAAGCTTCAGCAATCAAATGCCTGGCACTTTGACCACGACGTGAACCTGGAATATTTCAGCAGGATTGATACCTTAAAGCATACGATCCTTGGAGTAGGAAGTCTTAAAGAATATAGGTCACAAGAGGAAGCTTATCCGCTATTTTTACATTCAGAATGGGGTAAGGGAAATATTTATATTCATTCCTTTCCCGAAGCTTTCAGCAATTATTTTTTGCTGAAGGAGGATAACTATAAATATGCTGAGGGAGTACTGGCATATCTTGATAACAAAGGGCCTGTATACTGGGATAGATACTATAAAACCGGAAAAAAATTTCACACTTCCCCCCTTTATATACTTCTTAATAACAGGGCGCTAAAATGGGCTTACTATTTTATCCTTATAGGTGCTGTTCTCTTTATCATATTCGAAGGCAAGAGGAAACAACGGCCGGTACCGGTGGTTGAACCGCTTAAAAATCAAACCTACGAATACTCCAGGACAATTGCAGACCTTTACCTGGAACAGAAACAATACAAAGCCCTGGCGCTTAAAAAAATTGATCATTTTTATGATTATATTCGAACCAGGTACAGGATCTTTTCAGCCTGGCAGGAGGAGAAAACTCTTAGGGAACTATCCCAAAAAAGCGGCCACAGCATTGAAGATATTAATGATCTAAGGGCATTATTTACAGATATATCCCGAAAACCGGAAATTAGTAAAGAAGAATTAAGGGAACTTAATGAAAAAATAGATTCCTATAAACAATAG